The sequence CAGCGCGCTCACGTGGTGGTTCCGCCGTCTTTTTCGAACCAAGCGGTCGGGATGTCGATCGCACGAGCGCGGAGCTTGTCGACCAATCGCGGAACCGTTCCTGTCGCAACATGCTTTCCTTGCAATCGCTTTCCTTTGCGACCTTGCACGTCAAATCGAAACAGTTGTTGCAATTGGGGTGTGTTTCCTTCCAAACCAACCAGTTCATCAACGGATTCAACGCGTCGGACACCATCTTCATAGCGGCGAACATGCAAGATCAGGTCAATCGCGGAAACGATTTGCTCCCGGATCGCGGCCGCGGGCAATTCCATACCGCTCATCAACACCATCGTCGACAATCGAGAAATCGCGTCACGCGGGCTGTTGGCGTGAACCGTCGTCAGCGAACCATCGTGCCCGGTGTTCATCGCTTGCAACATGTCCAACGACTCCCCCGCGCGGACTTCCCCCACGATGATCCGGTCAGGACGCATTCGCAAAGCGTTGACGACCAAATCGCGGGCCGTGATCTGGCCTCGCCCCTCGACATTGGCTGGCCGGGTTTCCATCCGCACCACGTGCAATTGATCGAGCACCAACTCCGCGGCATCCTCGACCGTGACGACACGTTCGTCGTCAGGAATGCTTTCGCAAATGGCACCGAGAAAGGTGCTCTTTCCGCTGCCCGTTCCGCCGCTGATCAAGATATTTAATCGCGATTTCACGGCGATCGAAAAGAACTCCGCCATGGTGGAACTGAACATGCCCAATCGCTGTAACTCTTCGGCTCGCAAACGTCGCCGCCCGAAACGGCGAATGGATAACGTGGGGCCATCCAATGTGACCGGAGGCAACGTCGCGTTCACACGGCTCCCATCCGGCAAACGAGCATCCACCATGGGTTGCGATTCATCGATGCGGCGGCCAACCCGAGTTGCAATTCGCGAAATGATTCGCGTCAGGTGATCGGTGTCTCGAAACTCAACGTCGGTCAGTTCCAGTTTGCCATAACGTTCGACGAAGACATGATCAGGACCGTTGACCAGGATGTCGGTCACCGTCGGATCGGCCATCAACGGGGCCAGTGGCCCCAGACCCAATGTTTCCTCCAACAAGTCCGCGGACAACCGTGAGCGTTCGGATTCGTTCAGTGGCAGTTGTTCGTTGGCCACCACGTCCGCGACAAACACATCGACCTCTTCCTTCAATTGGTCGCTATCCGCACTCAGCAACCCACGACGATCCAAGTCATCGAGCAGTTGTCCGTGCAAGCGTCCTTTGACGGTGACGGCTCGACTTCGTCGCGCGGGTTCCGCATGGGCGTTGCTATTGCCTTCGGCCAATCGTTCCGGCTTGGCACCGTCAGGTTTCAGCTTAGTGGGACGGCCGACTTTGCCGA is a genomic window of Rhodopirellula halodulae containing:
- a CDS encoding CpaF family protein is translated as MSESNLRARLGKVGRPTKLKPDGAKPERLAEGNSNAHAEPARRSRAVTVKGRLHGQLLDDLDRRGLLSADSDQLKEEVDVFVADVVANEQLPLNESERSRLSADLLEETLGLGPLAPLMADPTVTDILVNGPDHVFVERYGKLELTDVEFRDTDHLTRIISRIATRVGRRIDESQPMVDARLPDGSRVNATLPPVTLDGPTLSIRRFGRRRLRAEELQRLGMFSSTMAEFFSIAVKSRLNILISGGTGSGKSTFLGAICESIPDDERVVTVEDAAELVLDQLHVVRMETRPANVEGRGQITARDLVVNALRMRPDRIIVGEVRAGESLDMLQAMNTGHDGSLTTVHANSPRDAISRLSTMVLMSGMELPAAAIREQIVSAIDLILHVRRYEDGVRRVESVDELVGLEGNTPQLQQLFRFDVQGRKGKRLQGKHVATGTVPRLVDKLRARAIDIPTAWFEKDGGTTT